One genomic segment of Bacteroidota bacterium includes these proteins:
- a CDS encoding class I SAM-dependent DNA methyltransferase, with protein sequence MALSWNEIKQRAVQFSKEWEHDFNEDAEAKSFMDAFFNVFGIPRRRVATFETQVKKAGDKQGYIDLLWKGQILIEFKSRGKDLDKAHQQAIDYFPGLNDRDLPKYILVSDFARFRLYNLDDNTTVEFPIKDLYKHIKEFGFIAGYEKRTYKEQDPVNIEAALLMGKLHDKLEAIGYKGHQLEVYLVRLLFCLFADDTSIFEKDTFREYIERKTNVDGSDLAAHISQLFEVLNTAKEDRLKNMDEALAAFPYVNGKLFEEHLHVASFDSEMRKILLECCALNWGKISPAIFGSLFQSVMNPKERRNLGAHYTSEKNILKLIKPLFLDELWQEFDKAKDNKNQLNKLHEKISLLRFLDPACGCGNFLIIGYRELRMLELEIIKRLNKNEQAKAVSILLKIDVDRFYGIELDEFASQIAQVAMWLIDHQMNMIVSEEFGEYYVRLPLKKSPVIKNTNSLRFDWHTLIDPIPWEKKEQVFDYIFGNPPFIGKQLQGAEQKADMDLIFAGVKGAGVLDYVTAWYIKAAQYLQQYSTENTKIKCAFVSTNSITQGEQVGILWNELFKKYKIKIHFAHNTFKWGNEAKGNAAVHVVIIGFSNFDINEKRIFEYDDIKGEPHEIRVKNITPYLVEGKDMFIITRTKPLCNVPEIIKGSETTDDGHFMLTFDEVTELKKKYPQSSKFIRPFVGGGDFINGNVRYCLWLKDAPISEIRNIPFIQERIERVKNFRLASTKARTRHWANFPTLFSEDRQPTTKYLMFPKVSSERRNYIPFAYVEPEFIINNTASFIPNESHYLFGILESKMRMAWMSYVCGRMKSDFIYSNKIVYNNYPWPESPTEKQIKAVETAAQKVLDARAEFPNSSLADLYDPLTMPPLLVKAHQELDKAVDLCYRQQPFTTEAKRMEFLFELYEKYTAGLFAVEKKKKKKN encoded by the coding sequence ATGGCTTTAAGCTGGAACGAAATAAAACAACGCGCCGTTCAATTCTCGAAGGAATGGGAACATGATTTTAATGAGGATGCCGAAGCCAAATCCTTTATGGATGCATTCTTCAATGTGTTTGGCATTCCGCGCCGGCGTGTGGCTACTTTTGAAACCCAGGTAAAAAAGGCAGGCGACAAGCAAGGGTATATCGATCTGCTTTGGAAAGGACAAATACTTATTGAATTTAAATCGCGCGGCAAAGACCTTGATAAAGCTCATCAACAGGCTATTGATTATTTTCCGGGGCTTAATGATCGCGACTTACCTAAATATATTCTTGTTTCTGATTTTGCCCGTTTCCGTCTTTACAATCTTGATGATAATACCACGGTTGAATTTCCAATAAAAGACCTATACAAACACATAAAAGAGTTTGGTTTTATTGCAGGCTACGAAAAAAGAACCTATAAAGAACAGGATCCCGTAAACATAGAGGCAGCCCTGTTAATGGGTAAGCTCCACGATAAGCTGGAAGCTATTGGCTACAAAGGCCACCAGCTCGAAGTGTATTTAGTGCGCCTGTTGTTTTGCTTGTTTGCCGATGATACCAGCATTTTTGAAAAAGACACCTTCCGCGAATACATTGAAAGAAAAACCAATGTAGACGGCTCCGACCTGGCCGCGCATATTTCTCAGCTTTTTGAGGTGCTTAATACTGCCAAAGAAGACCGCCTGAAAAATATGGATGAAGCGCTGGCCGCATTTCCGTATGTGAATGGTAAATTATTTGAAGAACATTTACACGTCGCCTCATTTGATAGCGAGATGCGGAAAATACTTTTGGAATGTTGCGCGCTCAATTGGGGAAAAATTTCGCCCGCTATTTTTGGTTCACTGTTTCAGAGTGTAATGAACCCTAAGGAACGCCGCAATTTGGGGGCGCACTATACCAGCGAAAAAAATATTTTAAAACTGATAAAGCCATTATTTCTTGATGAACTATGGCAGGAATTTGATAAAGCAAAAGACAATAAAAACCAGCTTAACAAACTTCACGAAAAAATAAGCCTGCTCCGTTTCCTCGATCCCGCCTGCGGTTGCGGTAATTTTTTAATTATTGGGTACCGAGAATTGCGTATGCTGGAGCTTGAAATAATAAAACGCCTGAACAAAAACGAACAGGCAAAAGCTGTTTCCATATTATTGAAAATTGATGTGGACCGCTTTTACGGCATTGAGCTGGATGAGTTTGCCTCGCAAATAGCGCAGGTAGCCATGTGGTTAATTGACCACCAGATGAACATGATAGTGAGCGAGGAGTTTGGCGAATATTACGTGCGCCTGCCTTTAAAGAAAAGCCCTGTTATTAAAAACACTAACTCATTGCGTTTTGACTGGCATACCCTTATTGACCCTATACCATGGGAAAAGAAAGAACAGGTGTTTGATTATATTTTTGGAAACCCTCCGTTTATTGGGAAACAATTGCAAGGTGCGGAGCAAAAAGCTGACATGGATTTAATTTTTGCAGGTGTTAAAGGCGCAGGCGTGTTGGATTATGTAACAGCCTGGTACATTAAAGCCGCGCAGTATTTACAACAATATTCAACTGAAAACACTAAAATAAAATGTGCATTTGTGAGTACCAATTCAATTACTCAAGGCGAGCAAGTTGGAATTTTATGGAATGAATTATTTAAAAAATATAAAATAAAAATTCATTTTGCTCATAACACTTTTAAATGGGGGAATGAGGCAAAAGGTAATGCAGCTGTACATGTCGTAATTATTGGATTTTCCAACTTTGATATTAATGAGAAACGAATTTTTGAATACGATGATATTAAAGGAGAGCCGCATGAAATTAGGGTAAAAAACATCACTCCTTACTTAGTTGAGGGAAAAGACATGTTTATTATTACAAGAACAAAGCCTTTATGTAATGTTCCTGAAATTATTAAAGGCAGTGAAACAACCGATGATGGACACTTTATGCTAACCTTTGACGAAGTAACTGAGTTAAAGAAAAAGTATCCTCAAAGTTCAAAATTCATTCGACCATTTGTTGGTGGCGGAGATTTTATTAATGGAAACGTTCGATATTGCCTTTGGCTGAAAGATGCACCAATAAGTGAAATTAGAAACATTCCATTTATTCAAGAACGAATTGAAAGAGTAAAAAACTTCCGATTAGCGAGCACTAAAGCAAGAACAAGACATTGGGCAAATTTTCCAACTTTATTTTCCGAAGACAGACAACCAACAACAAAGTATTTAATGTTTCCAAAAGTTTCATCGGAAAGGAGAAACTATATTCCATTTGCTTATGTTGAACCTGAATTTATAATTAACAATACAGCATCATTCATTCCCAACGAAAGCCATTACCTTTTTGGCATTTTGGAAAGTAAGATGCGCATGGCTTGGATGAGTTATGTATGTGGCAGAATGAAAAGCGATTTTATCTATTCCAATAAAATCGTCTACAACAACTACCCCTGGCCGGAGAGCCCAACAGAAAAACAAATAAAGGCCGTTGAAACAGCGGCGCAAAAGGTGTTAGATGCAAGAGCGGAGTTTCCTAACAGCTCATTAGCCGATTTGTACGACCCATTAACCATGCCACCCCTATTGGTAAAAGCCCACCAGGAGCTTGATAAAGCAGTTGATCTGTGTTACCGCCAGCAGCCGTTTACAACCGAGGCCAAACGCATGGAGTTTTTATTTGAGTTGTATGAGAAGTATACAGCAGGGTTGTTTGCGGTGGAGAAGAAAAAGAAGAAAAAGAATTGA
- a CDS encoding DUF1828 domain-containing protein, translating to MKEIQEIKEALKKQFMDMFDLVPVRPHIYQILLPYYHPDGDIYEIFIEKRGDAFLIQDYGLTLMKMSYDVDVESDSKQELIKKILSENQVSIDDGNIYLISDRQFILPNLMCLLDTISKLSSLVLLTWKKNKNPFYETLEQFLSSAFKDYGFEKKYTPDEVPFADEYFTPHAITKATKPICIFPIASNDRCDQVTITVQHYLLSKFNPLMIGIYENMEEISTRKSAKVTNILDKQFPYLSKNESHISEYLQARLN from the coding sequence ATGAAAGAGATTCAGGAAATAAAAGAGGCTTTAAAAAAGCAGTTCATGGATATGTTTGATTTGGTTCCTGTGCGACCTCATATCTATCAGATATTGCTGCCCTATTATCATCCTGATGGAGACATTTATGAAATCTTTATTGAAAAAAGGGGGGATGCTTTCCTTATACAAGATTACGGCTTGACTTTAATGAAAATGTCGTATGATGTTGACGTTGAAAGTGACAGCAAACAAGAATTAATTAAAAAAATACTTTCTGAAAACCAAGTTAGTATTGATGATGGAAATATTTACTTAATATCCGACAGGCAATTTATTCTTCCTAACCTTATGTGTTTGTTAGATACCATTTCAAAATTATCTTCTCTCGTTCTATTAACCTGGAAAAAGAACAAGAATCCCTTCTACGAAACACTGGAACAATTTTTGTCTTCAGCATTTAAAGATTATGGATTTGAAAAAAAATACACCCCTGATGAAGTTCCTTTTGCAGATGAATATTTTACTCCTCATGCAATAACAAAAGCTACAAAACCTATCTGCATTTTTCCTATAGCGTCAAATGACCGCTGCGACCAGGTTACAATAACTGTGCAACATTATCTTCTTAGTAAGTTCAATCCTCTTATGATAGGGATTTATGAAAACATGGAAGAAATATCTACCAGAAAAAGTGCGAAGGTTACAAATATACTTGACAAGCAATTCCCCTATTTATCAAAAAACGAAAGTCATATTTCAGAATATTTACAAGCCCGCTTAAATTAA
- a CDS encoding menaquinone biosynthesis decarboxylase, producing MPYKNLQHFIVTLDQSGELIRIKEYVNPELEIAEIVDRVSKSSNNKALLFENTGTGFPLLINSMGSYKRMCMALGVADLDDIAKEIEILFKKLAGPKENILDKLKMLPMLGEISSWMPKMIRGKGECQEVIMKDPDITKFPVMKCWPEDGGRFITLPVINTKDPNTGIRNVGMYRMQVFSPKLTGMHWHKHKVSAGHFNEYKKLGIKMPVAVALGGDPAYTYAATAPLPPNVDEYMLAGFLRKKRVELVKCLTQDIHVPADADIIIEGYVDPNDELILEGPFGDHTGYYSLADMYPKFHITCITHKKNAIYPSTIVGIPPQEDAWIGKATERIFLAPIKMTLLPEIIDMEMPVEGVFHNLTIIKIKKEFAGHAQKVMNAMWGAGQMMFNKILVVVDEKVDIHNYMAIAKAISENVDPQNDIYLSQGPMDVLDHSCSKFAFGGKMCVDATAKFPEEISSSKFKVQSSKLNADDIKNKFPEIVGVNDSLLQQGISVVFISVKKNRKNHVRELNEQLFTLDEFKNVKMIIYVEHTVDANDTADVIWRFANNIDPKRDSYVIQAKDENSMSHIGFDGTRKTKKLDGFLRDWPNIICADEKTIKTIDEKWSMLGLGPFIKSPSLKYKNQLYKGGAVAAESETI from the coding sequence ATGCCCTACAAAAACCTCCAACATTTCATAGTCACCCTCGACCAAAGCGGCGAACTCATTCGCATAAAAGAGTATGTAAATCCCGAACTCGAGATCGCCGAAATAGTTGACCGCGTTTCAAAATCTTCCAACAATAAAGCCCTGTTATTTGAGAACACAGGAACCGGGTTTCCCCTTCTGATCAATTCAATGGGCTCATACAAACGCATGTGCATGGCACTGGGCGTTGCTGACCTGGATGATATTGCGAAAGAAATTGAAATATTATTTAAAAAGCTGGCAGGCCCTAAAGAGAACATCTTGGACAAGCTTAAGATGCTTCCAATGCTGGGCGAAATTTCATCATGGATGCCTAAAATGATACGTGGTAAAGGTGAATGCCAGGAGGTAATCATGAAAGATCCCGACATCACAAAATTTCCGGTGATGAAATGCTGGCCTGAAGATGGGGGGAGATTTATTACGCTGCCTGTTATCAATACCAAAGATCCTAATACAGGAATTCGGAATGTGGGCATGTACCGCATGCAGGTGTTTAGCCCAAAGCTAACAGGTATGCACTGGCACAAACACAAAGTCTCTGCCGGGCATTTTAATGAGTACAAAAAACTGGGGATCAAAATGCCGGTTGCCGTGGCGCTTGGCGGTGATCCAGCCTATACCTATGCCGCTACAGCCCCGCTTCCTCCCAATGTTGATGAGTATATGCTCGCAGGTTTTTTACGTAAAAAAAGGGTGGAACTTGTAAAGTGCTTAACGCAGGATATACATGTTCCCGCTGACGCGGATATAATTATTGAAGGCTATGTTGACCCCAATGATGAGTTGATACTTGAAGGACCTTTTGGTGATCATACCGGCTATTACTCACTGGCCGACATGTACCCGAAATTTCATATTACCTGCATCACTCACAAAAAAAACGCAATATATCCATCGACCATTGTCGGCATACCTCCACAGGAAGATGCCTGGATCGGGAAAGCAACAGAACGCATTTTCCTGGCTCCGATAAAAATGACTTTGCTACCGGAGATCATTGATATGGAGATGCCTGTTGAGGGTGTATTTCACAACCTCACTATAATAAAAATAAAAAAAGAGTTCGCCGGGCATGCGCAGAAGGTGATGAACGCCATGTGGGGCGCTGGACAAATGATGTTCAACAAAATTCTTGTTGTTGTAGATGAGAAGGTTGACATACATAATTACATGGCTATTGCAAAAGCAATTTCCGAAAATGTTGACCCGCAAAACGATATATATTTAAGCCAGGGACCAATGGATGTGTTGGATCATTCCTGTTCTAAGTTCGCGTTTGGAGGAAAAATGTGTGTGGATGCAACGGCGAAATTTCCGGAAGAAATTTCGAGTTCAAAGTTCAAAGTTCAAAGTTCAAAGTTGAATGCAGACGATATAAAAAACAAATTTCCGGAAATTGTCGGGGTGAATGATTCGTTGTTGCAACAGGGCATATCGGTTGTTTTTATTTCGGTGAAAAAGAACAGAAAAAATCATGTGAGGGAATTGAACGAGCAACTATTTACGCTGGATGAATTTAAAAATGTGAAAATGATTATCTACGTTGAACATACTGTAGATGCGAATGATACAGCTGACGTGATTTGGCGATTTGCCAATAACATTGATCCTAAACGCGACAGTTATGTTATTCAGGCAAAAGACGAAAATTCAATGTCACACATTGGTTTTGACGGTACCCGTAAAACAAAAAAGCTGGATGGCTTTTTGCGGGATTGGCCTAATATCATTTGTGCGGATGAAAAAACAATAAAAACAATTGATGAAAAATGGAGTATGCTTGGTCTTGGCCCTTTTATTAAATCCCCATCACTTAAATACAAAAATCAATTATATAAAGGAGGAGCGGTTGCTGCCGAGTCCGAGACCATTTGA
- the purT gene encoding formate-dependent phosphoribosylglycinamide formyltransferase — MIKKIMLLGSGELGKEFAIAAKRLGQYVIAVDSYNNAPAQQVADEREVINMLDGAALDKIVAKHKPDIIVPEIEAIRTERFYDYEKQGIQVVPSARAANFTMNRKAIRDLAAKELGLKTAKYAYANTLDELRSAVKNIGIPCVVKPLMSSSGKGQSYIKTETDIEKAWNYAQAGKRGDMAEVIIEEFISFHSEITLLTVTQKNSPTLFCPPIGHRQERGDYQESWQPAAIDPGHLSEAQHIADKVTAALTGPGIWGVEFFLSDNGVYFSELSPRPHDTGMVTLAGTQNFSEFELHARAILGLPIPEILLENAGASAVILASAEGLNPKYQGFAEALNVTRSDLRIFGKPSTRPYRRMGVALTYDHVDSNVKELVEKVKSIAAKIKVK, encoded by the coding sequence ATGATAAAAAAGATCATGCTATTAGGCTCCGGTGAACTGGGCAAAGAATTTGCGATCGCCGCTAAACGTTTGGGGCAATATGTTATAGCCGTTGACTCTTACAATAATGCTCCCGCTCAACAGGTAGCTGATGAACGTGAAGTCATCAACATGCTGGATGGCGCAGCATTGGATAAAATTGTTGCGAAACATAAACCGGATATCATTGTCCCCGAAATTGAAGCCATACGCACGGAACGATTTTATGATTATGAAAAACAAGGCATACAGGTAGTTCCCAGTGCACGTGCCGCTAACTTCACAATGAACAGGAAAGCGATCCGCGACCTGGCTGCAAAAGAATTAGGATTAAAAACAGCTAAATACGCTTATGCAAATACACTTGATGAACTGCGTTCTGCCGTTAAAAATATTGGGATCCCCTGCGTGGTAAAACCTCTAATGTCTTCATCGGGGAAAGGACAATCCTACATTAAAACCGAAACGGATATTGAAAAAGCGTGGAACTATGCGCAGGCAGGGAAACGTGGCGATATGGCAGAAGTGATCATAGAAGAATTTATTTCCTTTCACTCCGAGATCACCCTGCTTACCGTTACCCAAAAAAATAGCCCGACTTTGTTTTGTCCTCCTATTGGCCACCGCCAGGAGCGTGGCGACTACCAGGAAAGCTGGCAGCCTGCCGCAATTGATCCCGGACATTTATCAGAAGCCCAACACATAGCTGATAAAGTAACGGCGGCGCTGACCGGCCCAGGCATTTGGGGTGTTGAATTTTTCCTTTCAGATAATGGCGTATATTTTTCTGAATTATCACCACGCCCGCATGATACAGGCATGGTAACATTAGCCGGAACTCAAAATTTTTCAGAATTTGAATTACATGCGCGAGCTATACTTGGCCTGCCGATCCCTGAAATCTTACTGGAGAATGCGGGTGCAAGCGCAGTAATATTGGCCTCAGCCGAAGGTCTTAATCCAAAATACCAGGGTTTCGCAGAAGCGCTTAATGTTACACGCTCGGACCTGCGTATTTTTGGAAAACCTTCTACCCGACCCTATCGCAGGATGGGTGTTGCGTTAACCTATGACCATGTTGATTCCAATGTTAAAGAACTTGTAGAAAAGGTGAAATCAATTGCCGCAAAAATAAAAGTAAAGTAA
- a CDS encoding M2 family metallopeptidase: MKNKLFITAIVSVIFLSCGNNETKKEETNIANDVTLFLESYNKQYQELSTKANETQWKSQIYIVKGDTATSNATEKASQALANFTGSIENIEKIKKFLEHKDQLDSLQVEQLEHVLYFAGGSPQTVADIVKERIKTETGATEKLYGFDYKLDGKSVTTNNIDDILRKENAIRKRLQAWECSKEVGKGLKETLVKLRELRNKTVQGLDFPDYYSYQVADYGMSTDEMMQLLRKINKEIYPLYRELHTYARYELAKKYNVKEVPDYIPAHWLPNRWGQDWSDIVTVKGFDLDNIIKEKKYTKEWIAEQAERFYVSMGFPALPKIFWEKSDLYPLEANATYKKNNHASAWHINLDNDVRSLMSIEPNSHWYETTHHELGHIYYYISYSNPAVPMVMREGANRGYHEALGSMMGMAAMQKPFLAGLGLIDMKTKTDSIQSLLKDALSHIVALNWQAGTMSEFEYELYSKNLPVDQFNKRWWEIVKREQGIVPPAERGEEFCDAATKTHIIDDPGQYYDYALASVLMFQFHDHIAKNILHQDPHSTNYFGNKQIGEFIGSVMKNGAVGDWRKLLKEKTGEDLSARAMLDYFAPLMDHLKKVNAGRKYTLPEVRL, encoded by the coding sequence ATGAAAAACAAATTATTTATCACGGCTATTGTCTCAGTTATCTTTTTGAGTTGCGGCAACAACGAAACAAAGAAAGAGGAAACAAACATTGCAAACGATGTAACTCTATTTCTTGAATCATACAACAAGCAATACCAGGAGCTGAGCACCAAAGCAAATGAAACACAATGGAAATCTCAGATTTATATTGTCAAAGGCGATACCGCAACATCAAATGCCACTGAAAAAGCTTCGCAGGCATTGGCCAATTTTACCGGAAGTATTGAAAATATTGAAAAAATAAAAAAATTCCTCGAACATAAAGATCAATTGGATTCACTGCAGGTTGAACAACTGGAACACGTACTCTATTTTGCCGGTGGCAGCCCACAAACCGTTGCCGATATAGTAAAGGAGCGCATAAAAACAGAAACGGGAGCCACTGAAAAGTTATATGGATTCGATTATAAATTAGACGGCAAGTCAGTAACCACTAATAATATTGACGACATTTTAAGAAAAGAAAATGCGATCCGCAAACGTCTGCAGGCCTGGGAATGCAGCAAAGAAGTGGGCAAAGGTCTGAAAGAAACGCTTGTCAAATTACGTGAACTGCGAAATAAAACAGTTCAGGGACTTGACTTCCCTGATTACTATTCATACCAGGTTGCAGACTATGGTATGAGCACTGATGAAATGATGCAGCTTTTGCGAAAAATAAATAAAGAGATCTACCCGCTGTACCGTGAACTGCATACATATGCCAGGTATGAACTGGCAAAGAAATATAATGTTAAAGAAGTTCCGGATTATATACCTGCTCATTGGCTTCCTAACCGTTGGGGACAGGATTGGAGCGACATTGTAACCGTTAAAGGCTTTGATCTGGATAATATTATCAAGGAAAAAAAGTATACCAAAGAATGGATTGCCGAACAGGCCGAACGTTTTTATGTGAGCATGGGCTTCCCTGCTCTACCAAAAATATTCTGGGAAAAGTCTGATCTGTATCCATTGGAAGCCAATGCCACATACAAAAAAAATAATCATGCTTCCGCCTGGCACATCAATCTTGACAATGATGTCCGTTCATTAATGAGTATTGAACCCAACTCTCATTGGTACGAAACCACGCATCATGAACTGGGACATATTTATTATTACATTTCTTACAGCAACCCGGCTGTACCCATGGTGATGCGCGAAGGTGCCAATCGTGGCTACCATGAAGCACTTGGAAGCATGATGGGGATGGCAGCTATGCAAAAACCATTTTTAGCCGGACTGGGATTGATCGACATGAAAACGAAGACCGATTCCATTCAATCCTTATTAAAGGACGCTCTCAGCCATATTGTTGCATTAAATTGGCAGGCCGGGACAATGAGTGAGTTTGAATATGAATTATACTCAAAAAATCTTCCGGTAGACCAATTCAACAAACGCTGGTGGGAAATTGTTAAACGCGAACAGGGCATCGTTCCTCCTGCAGAACGCGGCGAAGAATTTTGCGATGCCGCCACCAAAACACATATCATTGATGACCCGGGCCAGTACTATGATTACGCATTAGCTTCCGTACTGATGTTCCAGTTCCATGATCACATTGCCAAAAATATTTTGCACCAGGATCCTCATTCCACGAATTACTTTGGCAATAAACAGATCGGCGAGTTTATCGGCAGCGTTATGAAAAACGGCGCCGTTGGCGACTGGAGAAAATTATTAAAAGAAAAAACAGGTGAAGACCTCAGCGCCCGCGCTATGCTTGATTACTTTGCGCCGTTGATGGATCACCTGAAAAAAGTGAATGCCGGAAGAAAATATACATTGCCGGAAGTAAGACTGTAA